In Paralichthys olivaceus isolate ysfri-2021 chromosome 13, ASM2471397v2, whole genome shotgun sequence, the following are encoded in one genomic region:
- the LOC109632120 gene encoding C-C chemokine receptor type 1-like isoform X1: MSMSADLESLNHESTTFDYSDYYSDSPTLYHPCNDVDLMNFGRVFLPTLYSLVCIVGFLGNGLVVCLLVKHRNHTTLTDICLFNLAFSDLVFLLTLPFYAHYSMINHWIFGDFMCRFMSTCHYTGYFSSVFFMVVMTLDRYVVIVHIHRAAGYRTLRAGVVLSMSIWLLSLGVSLPGFIFSKVTDNFNYSSCSQDLENSTWNIYNIIVTNIVGLVIPLLVMVVCYSKIIPTLMNMRSVKRHRAVKLIVFLVAAFFFLWVPFNICSFLYFLKSTYISPNECHTDLKLSLIVTETFAYTHCCLNPIIYAFVGQKFMKRALQLLRKWVPGNRTLSTRDLTDSSFRKSSVSSRSSDMIATIII, from the exons ATGTCTATGTCTGCAGATCTAGAATCACTGAATCATGAATCCACAACATTTGATTATTCCGACTACTACAGTGACTCTCCCACGTTGTACCATCCTTGCAACGATGTGGACTTGATGAATTTTGGGAGAGTGTTTCTGCCCACGCTCTACAGTTTGGTTTGCATTGTGGGATTTCTag GTAATGGTTTAGTGGTGTGTCTCCTGGTGAAACACCGCAACCATACCACTTTGACAGACATCTGCCTTTTCAACCTGGCTTTCTCCGACCTTGTCTTCCTGCTCACACTGCCTTTCTACGCTCACTACTCCATGATCAACCACTGGATTTTCGGGGACTTCATGTGCCGTTTCATGTCAACCTGCCACTACACCGGCTACTTCAGCAGTGTCTTCTTCATGGTTGTCATGACACTGGACCGCTACGTGGTCATCGTGCACATTCACAGGGCGGCAGGTTATCGCACGCTGAGGGCAGGCGTTGTTCTCAGCATGTCCATCTGGCTGCTGAGCCTTGGCGTCTCTCTACCAGGGTTTATCTTCTCAAAGGTCACAGATAATTTTAATTACTCAAGTTGTTCCCAAGACCTGGAAAACAGTACCTGGAACATTTACAACATCATTGTGACAAATATAGTGGGTCTCGTGATTCCCTTGCTGGTGATGGTAGTTTGCTACTCTAAGATCATCCCTACACTGATGAACATGAGGAGTGTGAAGAGGCACCGCGCTGTGAAGTTGATTGTCTTTTTAGTGGCtgcctttttcttcctctgggtCCCATTTAACATTTGCAGTTTCTTGTACTTTCTGAAGTCGACATACATATCCCCGAATGAATGCCACACAGATTTAAAGCTGTCCCTTATCGTGACCGAGACCTTTGCTTACACTCACTGTTGCCTGAATCCCATCATATACGCTTTTGTTGGACAGAAGTTTATGAAACGAGCCTTGCAGCTGCTGAGGAAGTGGGTTCCTGGGAATCGGACTCTCTCCACCAGAGATTTGACAGATAGCTCCTTCAGGAAAAGCTCTGTCTCGTCCAGGTCCAGTGATATGATCGCCACTATTATCATTTAG
- the cabz01093075.1 gene encoding C-C chemokine receptor type 8 gives MDTTSPAVSALGRSVTPTINYVPSSGPTSFYAYYDYPEEDVGRCLYERHGANFLPVLYIIFFLIGLFGNSLVIWVIACGVRLRSMTDVCLLNLAIADLLLVCSLPFLAHQARDQWHFGDTMCKVILGIYHIVFYCGIFFISLMSIDRYLAIVHAVYAMRARTRSFGLGAAAVTWVAGFLASFPDLTFLKLQPGANMTQFCFPAYPLSALSDTNSHFWRVFSLFKINILGLLIPALIMGFCYSQIVWRLLHSQSSKKQAIRLVLAVVVVFLCCWLPYNVASFFKALELLHVYTECGSSKAIRLTLEVTEAIAYAHSCLNPILYVFVGTKFRRHLVRLINRAPCRLCQVIKVYIPQNRNTGSMYSQTSSLDERSTAV, from the exons ATGGACACAACCTCCCCTGCTGTCAGTGCTTTGGGTCGCAGTGTAACTCCAACTATAAACTATGTACCAAG CTCAGGCCCAACATCCTTCTACGCATACTACGACTACCCTGAAGAGGACGTTGGGAGGTGTCTGTACGAGCGTCATGGAGCCAATTTCCTTCCTGTCCTTTACattattttcttcctcattGGCCTGTTCGGAAACTCTCTGGTCATCTGGGTCATCGCCTGCGGGGTGCGTCTCCGCAGTATGACCGACGTATGCCTCCTGAACTTGGCCATCGCTGACCTGCTCTTGGTGTGCTCTCTTCCCTTCCTCGCCCACCAGGCCCGCGACCAGTGGCATTTCGGAGACACAATGTGCAAAGTGATCCTGGGCATTTATCATATTGTTTTTTACTGTGGGATCTTCTTCATCAGCCTGATGAGCATCGACAGGTACTTGGCAATAGTTCACGCTGTTTACGCCATGAGAGCACGGACGCGGTCATTCGGACTGGGTGCAGCTGCTGTTACATGGGTGGCTGGATTTCTGGCTTCGTTCCCTGATCTGACCTTTCTCAAACTGCAGCCTGGTGCTAACATGACACAGTTCTGCTTTCCTGCATATCCCCTTTCTGCCTTGAGTGATACCAACTCCCACTTCTGGAGGGTCTTTAGCCTTttcaaaattaacattttgGGTCTGCTCATTCCAGCCCTCATCATGGGGTTCTGCTACTCTCAGATTGTGTGGAGGCTGCTGCACAGCCAGTCGTCCAAGAAACAGGCCATCCGGTTAGTTCTCGCAGTGGTGGTggttttcctctgctgctggctCCCCTACAACGTTGCATCATTCTTCAAAGCACTGGAGCTCCTGCATGTCTACACAGAATGTGGAAGCAGCAAAGCCATCAGGTTGACTTTAGAAGTCACAGAGGCCATTGCCTACGCTCACAGCTGCCTCAACCCCATCCTGTACGTGTTTGTCGGGACGAAGTTCAGGAGGCACCTGGTGAGGCTGATAAACAGGGCTCCCTGCAGACTGTGTCAGGTGATCAAGGTCTACATCCCTCAGAACAGAAATACCGGCTCAATGTACTCACAAACCTCCAGTCTGGACGAGAGGAGCACCGCTGTGTAA
- the LOC109632126 gene encoding C-C chemokine receptor type 2, whose product MNASDSEMYYDYYYNSTCGQDPSAEFLDGSMVLPVLYYLLFCFGVLGNVTVLWVLLRYIKLKSMTDVCLLNLALSDLILAVSLPLWANEPQNLSSCRLMTGVYQLGFYSSTLFVTSMSVDRYLAIVHAVAAMRARTLRYGSRVSIVIWVVAAIMATPQLIFASMEMDDDVLHCQPLYPEDRQQFWKMQRNFSENTIGLFVCLPIMVFCYVKILEVLSKSKNSKRDKAVKLIFIIVCVFVVCWVPYNVMVFLQTLQLFEILNDCVASKTIDSAMGFAEIIALAHCCVNPVIYAFVGEKFRKSLRKVMTRCFCWSHQSRVALSLRDNTEKETSNTPVKSDY is encoded by the exons ATGAATGCATCAGACTCAGAGATGTATTACGATTATTACTACAATTCGACCTGTGGGCAGGACCCCAGTGCAGAGTTTCTCGATGGATCCATGGTCTTACCAGTTCTTTACTacctgctgttttgttttggtgtgCTCG GTAATGTGACAGTCCTCTGGGTTCTCCTACGCTACATAAAGCTGAAATCTATGACGGATGTGTGCCTCCTCAACCTGGCCCTATCTGACCTCATACTGGCTGTATCTCTGCCCCTGTGGGCCAATGAGCCCCAGAACCTGTCGTCATGCAGACTGATGACAGGAGTCTATCAG CTGGGATTCTACAGCAGCACTCTGTTCGTGACCTCAATGAGCGTGGACCGCTACCTGGCCATCGTCCATGCTGTGGCAGCCATGAGAGCCAGGACACTTCGCTACGGGAGCAGAGTCAGCATCGTCATCTGGGTTGTTGCTGCAATCATGGCAACACCTCAGCTGATATTTGCCTCCATGGAGATGGATGATGACGTACTTCATTGCCAACCTCTGTACCCTGAGGACAGGCAGCAGTTCTGGAAGATGCAGCGAAACTTCAGTGAGAACACAATAGGCCTTTTCGTCTGCCTCCCCATTATGGTTTTCTGCTACGTGAAAATCCTTGAGGTGCTGTCCAAGTCCAAGAACTCCAAAAGGGACAAAGCTGTGAAACTGATAttcatcattgtgtgtgtgtttgtggtgtgcTGGGTCCCTTACAATGTTATGGTTTTCCTTCAGACTTTGCAGCTCTTTGAAATCTTGAATGACTGTGTGGCTTCAAAAACGATCGACTCCGCTATGGGCTTTGCTGAGATCATTGCACTGGCTCACTGCTGCGTGAATCCTGTCATCTATGCATTTGTAGGGGAGAAGTTTAGGAAGTCACTGCGCAAAGTGATGACACGATGCTTCTGCTGGAGTCATCAGAGCAGAGTGGCATTAAGCCTCAGagacaacacagagaaagagacttCCAACACACCTGTAAAGTCAGattactga
- the LOC109632120 gene encoding C-C chemokine receptor type 1-like isoform X3, whose amino-acid sequence MNFGRVFLPTLYSLVCIVGFLGNGLVVCLLVKHRNHTTLTDICLFNLAFSDLVFLLTLPFYAHYSMINHWIFGDFMCRFMSTCHYTGYFSSVFFMVVMTLDRYVVIVHIHRAAGYRTLRAGVVLSMSIWLLSLGVSLPGFIFSKVTDNFNYSSCSQDLENSTWNIYNIIVTNIVGLVIPLLVMVVCYSKIIPTLMNMRSVKRHRAVKLIVFLVAAFFFLWVPFNICSFLYFLKSTYISPNECHTDLKLSLIVTETFAYTHCCLNPIIYAFVGQKFMKRALQLLRKWVPGNRTLSTRDLTDSSFRKSSVSSRSSDMIATIII is encoded by the exons ATGAATTTTGGGAGAGTGTTTCTGCCCACGCTCTACAGTTTGGTTTGCATTGTGGGATTTCTag GTAATGGTTTAGTGGTGTGTCTCCTGGTGAAACACCGCAACCATACCACTTTGACAGACATCTGCCTTTTCAACCTGGCTTTCTCCGACCTTGTCTTCCTGCTCACACTGCCTTTCTACGCTCACTACTCCATGATCAACCACTGGATTTTCGGGGACTTCATGTGCCGTTTCATGTCAACCTGCCACTACACCGGCTACTTCAGCAGTGTCTTCTTCATGGTTGTCATGACACTGGACCGCTACGTGGTCATCGTGCACATTCACAGGGCGGCAGGTTATCGCACGCTGAGGGCAGGCGTTGTTCTCAGCATGTCCATCTGGCTGCTGAGCCTTGGCGTCTCTCTACCAGGGTTTATCTTCTCAAAGGTCACAGATAATTTTAATTACTCAAGTTGTTCCCAAGACCTGGAAAACAGTACCTGGAACATTTACAACATCATTGTGACAAATATAGTGGGTCTCGTGATTCCCTTGCTGGTGATGGTAGTTTGCTACTCTAAGATCATCCCTACACTGATGAACATGAGGAGTGTGAAGAGGCACCGCGCTGTGAAGTTGATTGTCTTTTTAGTGGCtgcctttttcttcctctgggtCCCATTTAACATTTGCAGTTTCTTGTACTTTCTGAAGTCGACATACATATCCCCGAATGAATGCCACACAGATTTAAAGCTGTCCCTTATCGTGACCGAGACCTTTGCTTACACTCACTGTTGCCTGAATCCCATCATATACGCTTTTGTTGGACAGAAGTTTATGAAACGAGCCTTGCAGCTGCTGAGGAAGTGGGTTCCTGGGAATCGGACTCTCTCCACCAGAGATTTGACAGATAGCTCCTTCAGGAAAAGCTCTGTCTCGTCCAGGTCCAGTGATATGATCGCCACTATTATCATTTAG
- the LOC109632120 gene encoding C-C chemokine receptor type 1-like isoform X2 produces the protein MSDLESLNHESTTFDYSDYYSDSPTLYHPCNDVDLMNFGRVFLPTLYSLVCIVGFLGNGLVVCLLVKHRNHTTLTDICLFNLAFSDLVFLLTLPFYAHYSMINHWIFGDFMCRFMSTCHYTGYFSSVFFMVVMTLDRYVVIVHIHRAAGYRTLRAGVVLSMSIWLLSLGVSLPGFIFSKVTDNFNYSSCSQDLENSTWNIYNIIVTNIVGLVIPLLVMVVCYSKIIPTLMNMRSVKRHRAVKLIVFLVAAFFFLWVPFNICSFLYFLKSTYISPNECHTDLKLSLIVTETFAYTHCCLNPIIYAFVGQKFMKRALQLLRKWVPGNRTLSTRDLTDSSFRKSSVSSRSSDMIATIII, from the exons ATGTCAG ATCTAGAATCACTGAATCATGAATCCACAACATTTGATTATTCCGACTACTACAGTGACTCTCCCACGTTGTACCATCCTTGCAACGATGTGGACTTGATGAATTTTGGGAGAGTGTTTCTGCCCACGCTCTACAGTTTGGTTTGCATTGTGGGATTTCTag GTAATGGTTTAGTGGTGTGTCTCCTGGTGAAACACCGCAACCATACCACTTTGACAGACATCTGCCTTTTCAACCTGGCTTTCTCCGACCTTGTCTTCCTGCTCACACTGCCTTTCTACGCTCACTACTCCATGATCAACCACTGGATTTTCGGGGACTTCATGTGCCGTTTCATGTCAACCTGCCACTACACCGGCTACTTCAGCAGTGTCTTCTTCATGGTTGTCATGACACTGGACCGCTACGTGGTCATCGTGCACATTCACAGGGCGGCAGGTTATCGCACGCTGAGGGCAGGCGTTGTTCTCAGCATGTCCATCTGGCTGCTGAGCCTTGGCGTCTCTCTACCAGGGTTTATCTTCTCAAAGGTCACAGATAATTTTAATTACTCAAGTTGTTCCCAAGACCTGGAAAACAGTACCTGGAACATTTACAACATCATTGTGACAAATATAGTGGGTCTCGTGATTCCCTTGCTGGTGATGGTAGTTTGCTACTCTAAGATCATCCCTACACTGATGAACATGAGGAGTGTGAAGAGGCACCGCGCTGTGAAGTTGATTGTCTTTTTAGTGGCtgcctttttcttcctctgggtCCCATTTAACATTTGCAGTTTCTTGTACTTTCTGAAGTCGACATACATATCCCCGAATGAATGCCACACAGATTTAAAGCTGTCCCTTATCGTGACCGAGACCTTTGCTTACACTCACTGTTGCCTGAATCCCATCATATACGCTTTTGTTGGACAGAAGTTTATGAAACGAGCCTTGCAGCTGCTGAGGAAGTGGGTTCCTGGGAATCGGACTCTCTCCACCAGAGATTTGACAGATAGCTCCTTCAGGAAAAGCTCTGTCTCGTCCAGGTCCAGTGATATGATCGCCACTATTATCATTTAG